The Denticeps clupeoides chromosome 5, fDenClu1.1, whole genome shotgun sequence genome includes a region encoding these proteins:
- the LOC114789626 gene encoding uncharacterized protein LOC114789626, translated as MAETDVLICDAGLMRNVWEIRAREYGQKLQKEDDRLQNSALQKINNEWQDRIGSKYKTIRKSERRSKAPETTDIFGKQQMSVPKSKVFNIDKGRSFLNSQQQKEKDMMTMRNKHSLLSRLGDTQPSMTMWKNSWKISNLSSEDIKVHKDISDWGQDWKLFHFQPFLEEKSWTMDDSVNYTSDHAAKVLLWEKSDRSYDIEHFINLVVPEWEKSWKYRKTIRDEPKQQADTEPLKFEKSSNGETCGTERSASEWMDAWMTTKTLQRAEICSTTNKPQNEININQRTELKAEWNQSWMHFHHVLHPPLQASPGCKWNESWKLSQSNQNKNENLKKSKNAPIIEAQHPSFHPIVVNETPLQKNKNWRSCLCGAYSFLSEWEQSWMITKKLSEKMKDPPECKGNTNKEETSVEKNTQNQNAKHITYRQFRHMARHMDLPNEWNEAWKLSRHQKERKVMGFEYLHLRHVKNRLLADWKESWKCSRAYSYHGRPSLTEWTDSCFSVFKHEPEGECWSKHTDIWTCQENLAKCEEFSLPKRGTLPRLLDISGDREKESRLAWKDSWRSLKHQRKIDVVRLLPLKEPQRQEAPVLEWKNSFRFTNLTLKQDSNMWIQDWSTNAQYVRQERWTVENMFLNEDKTHNGPTGLKGWNESWKCARRQHHVKGELTESCQTEPFSADLLDSWKFSSTDFHHSKPSMTEWTGSWRLSGYPWGNLGQQQRSPFNSMQINFEHKADRFNRFFHPSLFSQDQPLLEWRDSMWTLQRQLKKHLGDKQHTDFQFGKMVSVPDWAKSWKLTHLHLQQKKESWERVWDSYEIEVLVIEMEYPSDFPQSSVAQIAKKWAMSWKSSVPQNHIDKTWGNEKAQIFPSNIIYWPKQNVHDNLKNINMQRFKKEKTSLKLWGTSWKFSKSLDNLESLKIDLDNSILMTSRTNARKHIYSQIDQGKPNEKRWADACKLSKTQPRFTKASSVKSNKTKSSYESFLDWADSWKFSSEHLSKTSGTPTASLTEWMDSWRSLLTPF; from the exons ATGGCTGAGACGGACGTGCTGATCTGCGATGCTGGTCTGATGAGGAACGTGTGGGAGATCAGAGCGAGGGAATACggacaaaagctgcagaaagAGGACGACAGACTGCAGAACAGTGCATTACAAAA gATCAACAATGAATGGCAAGATCGTATTGGGTCCAAGTACAAGACCATAAGAAAATCGGAAAGGCGAAGCAAAGCACCTGAAACCACTGATATTTTTGGCAAACAGCAAATGTCTGTACCCAAGTCAAAGGTATTTAACATAGACAAAGGTAGAAGCTTCCTGAACAGTCAACAACAAAAGGAGAAGGACATGATGACGATGAGAAATAAGCACTCCCTTTTATCAAGACTTGGTGACACCCAGCCCAGTATGACAATGTGGAAAAATTCTTGGAAGATTTCCAATCTTTCTTCAGAAGACATTAAAGTCCACAAAGACATATCTGACTGGGGGCAAGATTGgaaattatttcatttccaACCTTTCCTTGAAGAAAAATCTTGGACAATGGATGATAGTGTGAATTATACGAGTGATCATGCTGCTAAGGTTCTGCTGTGGGAGAAATCTGATAGATCTTATGACATAGAGCACTTTATTAACCTTGTAGTACCAGAATGGGAGAAGTCTTGGAAATATAGAAAGACTATCAGAGATGAACCTAAGCAGCAGGCAGACACGGAGCCTTTAAAGTTTGAAAAGAGTAGTAATGGAGAAACCTGTGGCACTGAAAGGTCAGCCTCTGAGTGGATGGATGCTTGGATGACCACAAAAACCTTACAGAGGGCAGAAATATGTTCCACAACCAACAAACCACAAAATGAGATAAACATCAACCAGAGAACGGAATTAAAAGCAGAATGGAATCAATCCTGGATGCATTTCCATCATGTCCTCCATCCACCACTACAAGCATCACCAGGATGTAAGTGGAATGAATCTTGGAAGCTCTCTCAATCGAATCAGAACAAAAACGAGAATTTAAAGAAATCTAAGAATGCTCCAATTATTGAAGCACAGCATCCCAGCTTCCACCCAATCGTTGTGAATGAGACTCCACTACAGAAGAACAAAAATTGGCGATCCTGTCTGTGTGGAGCATACTCATTCTTATCTGAATGGGAGCAATCCTGGATGATTACAAAAAAACTGTCAGAAAAAATGAAGGACCCTCCAGAATGCAAAGGTAATACAAACAAAGAAGAAACAAGTGTTGAGAAAAACACCCAAAATCAGAATGCAAAGCATATCACATACAGACAGTTTAGACATATGGCTAGACATATGGATTTGCCCAATGAGTGGAATGAGGCATGGAAACTTTCCAGGCATCAGAAAGAAAGGAAAGTTATGGGATTTGAATATTTACACCTACGCCATGTAAAGAACAGATTACTTGCAGACTGGAAAGAATCCTGGAAATGCTCAAGGGCCTACAGCTATCATGGCAGGCCATCTCTAACGGAATGGACTGATTCATGCTTCTCAGTGTTTAAACATGAACCAGAAGGAGAGTGTTGGTCAAAGCATACAGACATTTGGACATGCCAGGAAAACCTTGCCAAATGTGAGGAATTCTCATTGCCAAAAAGAGGCACATTACCAAGGCTGCTTGACATCTCAGGAGACAGAGAAAAGGAAAGCCGTTTGGCCTGGAAGGATTCCTGGCGGTCTTTGAAACATCAGCGTAAAATTGATGTTGTCAGACTCCTGCCCTTGAAAGAGCCCCAGAGGCAGGAGGCACCTGTATTGGAGTGGAAAAATTCCTTCAGGTTCACAAATCTAACACTGAAGCAGGACAGCAACATGTGGATTCAGGACTGGTCCACCAATGCCCAGTATGTTAGACAAGAGAGATGGACAGTAGAAAACATGTTTCTCAATGAAGACAAAACTCATAATGGTCCGACAGGACTTAAAGGCTGGAATGAATCCTGGAAGTGTGCAAGGCGCCAGCACCACGTGAAAGGAGAGTTGACAGAAAGCTGCCAAACGGAACCATTTTCAGCAGACTTGCTTGATTCATGGAAATTCTCAAGCACCGATTTTCATCACAGTAAACCCTCCATGACAGAGTGGACTGGTTCCTGGAGGTTGTCTGGCTACCCATGGGGCAACCTGGGGCAACAACAAAGAAGCCCATTTAATTCAATGCAAATCAACTTTGAACACAAAGCAGATAGATTCAACAGATTTTTCCATCCTAGTTTATTCAGTCAAGATCAACCTTTGTTAGAATGGAGAGATTCTATGTGGACTCTTCAAAGGCAGCTGAAAAAACATCTTGGTGACAAACAACACACTGATTTTCAGTTTGGAAAGATGGTATCAGTTCCAGACTGGGCGAAATCATGGAAGCTTACACATCTTCACCTGCAGCAGAAAAAAGAATCATGGGAAAGAGTTTGGGATTCATATGAGATTGAAGTACTTGTAATAGAGATGGAATATCCGTCGGATTTCCCACAGTCCAGTGTTGCACAGATTGCCAAAAAGTGGGCCATGTCCTGGAAGAGTTCTGTCCCCCAGAATCATATAGATAAAACCTGGGGGAATGAAAAGGCTCAGATATTTCCATCAAATATAATCTATTGgccaaagcaaaatgttcatGACAAtctcaaaaacataaatatgcaaagattcaaaaaagaaaagacatcaTTAAAATTGTGGGGCACATCCTGGAAGTTCTCAAAGTCACTAGACAACCTTGAATCACTGAAAATTGATCTGGATAATTCAATACTAATGACAAGTAGAACGAATGCACGGAAGCACATTTACTCTCAGATAGACCAGGGAAAACCAAATGAGAAACGATGGGCTGATGCTTGTAAACTATCAAAAACACAGCCAAGGTTCACAAAAGCTTCTTCTGTAAAaagtaacaaaacaaaatcatCATATGAAAGCTTTCTAGATTGGGCAGATTCTTGGAAATTCTCAAGTGAACACCTGAGCAAAACATCTGGGACACCAACAGCATCTCTGACAGAGTGGATGGATTCCTGGAGGTCTTTGCTTACACCTTTCTGA